One Pseudochaenichthys georgianus chromosome 7, fPseGeo1.2, whole genome shotgun sequence DNA segment encodes these proteins:
- the tnnc2.2 gene encoding troponin C, skeletal muscle, with product MTDAQQEARGYLSEEMLAEFKAAFDMFDTDGGGDISTKELGQVMRMLGQNPTREELDEIIEEVDEDGSGTIDFEEFLVMMVRLLKEDQAGKSEEELAECFRIFDKNGDGYIDREEFALIIRSTGEPISEDEVDELMRDGDKNTDGMLDFDEFLKMMENVQ from the exons ATG ACTGACGCGCAACAAGAGGCCCGCGGCTACCTGAGCGAGGAAATGCTGGCTG AGTTCAAAGCCGCCTTCGACATGTTTGACACCGATGGTGGCGGAGACATCAGCACCAAGGAGTTGGGTCAAGTGATGAGGATGCTGGGCCAGAACCCGACAAGAGAGGAGTTGGATGAGATCATCGAGGAGGTGGATGAGGACG GTAGCGGTACCATTGACTTCGAGGAGTTCTTGGTCATGATGGTGAGGCTGCTCAAGGAGGACCAGGCCGGCAAGAGCGAGGAAGAGTTGGCAGAGTGCTTCCGTATCTTTGACAA GAACGGCGACGGCTACATCGACAGAGAGGAGTTCGCTCTCATCATCCGCAGCACCGGCGAGCCCATCTCAGAGGATGAGGTCGATGAGCTGATGAGGGATGGAGACAAAAACACCGACGGCATGCTGGACTTTGACG AATTCCTCAAGATGATGGAGAATGTGCAGTAA
- the taf13 gene encoding transcription initiation factor TFIID subunit 13 — MADEEDDTGYDEEMDDGSGGVDCGHGKRKRLFSKELRCMMYGFGDDQNPYTESVDILEDLVIEFVTEMTHKAMSIGRQGRVQVEDIVFLIRKDPRKFARVKDLLTMNEELKRARKAFDEANYGS, encoded by the coding sequence ATGGCGGATGAGGAGGACGATACTGGCTACGATGAGGAGATGGACGACGGGTCCGGCGGAGTGGATTGCGGCCacgggaagaggaagaggctcTTCTCCAAGGAGCTCCGGTGCATGATGTACGGATTTGGAGACGACCAGAACCCGTATACTGAGTCTGTGGATATTCTGGAGGACTTGGTTATCGAGTTTGTCACCGAAATGACCCACAAAGCCATGTCTATCGGACGCCAGGGCCGTGTCCAGGTGGAGGACATCGTTTTTCTAATTCGGAAGGACCCTCGGAAGTTCGCCCGTGTCAAAGACCTGCTGACCATGAACGAGGAGCTGAAGAGAGCTCGCAAAGCTTTCGATGAAGCTAATTATGGCTCATAA
- the slc35c2 gene encoding solute carrier family 35 member C2, with translation MACPVQFLCRGIRTVGLVLLYYAFSIGITFYNKWLMKGFHYPLFMTLVHLTINFCLSALTRRAMQCWTGKPRVILSWTDYLQKVAPTALATALDIGLSNWSFLFITISLYTMTKSSAVLFILFFSLVFKLEEPNPFLVVVVLLISSGLFMFTFESTQFNLQGFSMVLLASFIGGIRWTLTQVLMQKAELGLQNPIDTMYHLQPLMFVGLFPLFLYNEGLSLSTSEKLFRVTELSPLLYSLITLSIGGILAFGLGFSEFLLVCRTSSLTLSISGIFKEVCTLVLAAALMGDRMNMINWLGFAVCLCGISLHVGLKTYYSKNKGPSLRQLNSKSPELELPLLRLNGDDSAAEFNDEDEEQEITLH, from the exons ATGGCGTGCCCGGTCCAGTTCCTCTGCCGGGGAATTCGCACTGTTGGATTAGTCCTCCTATACTATGCCTTCTCTATAGGCATCACATTCTATAACAAATGGCTGATGAAG GGCTTCCACTATCCCCTCTTCATGACATTAGTTCATCTCACCATCAACTTCTGCCTGTCTGCTCTGACTCGAAGGGCCATGCAGTGCTGGACAGGGAAACCTCGCGTCATTCTGAGCTGGACAGATTACCTCCAGAAAGTGGCTCCTACAG CCTTGGCAACAGCACTGGATATTGGACTCTCCAACTGGAGCTTCCTCTTCATCACCATTAGCTT GTACACCATGACCAAATCTTCAGCTGTGCTTTTTATCCTCTTCTTCTCTCTGGTGTTTAAATTAGAAGAGCCG AACCCGTTCCTGGTCGTGGTGGTCCTGCTGATCTCCAGCGGTCTGTTCATGTTTACTTTTGAGTCCACCCAGTTCAACCTGCAGGGCTTCAGCATGGTGCTGCTGGCCTCCTTTATCGGCGGGATCCGCTGGACCCTCACTCAGGTCCtcatgcagaaagcagagctgg GCCTTCAGAACCCAATAGATACTATGTACCACCTCCAACCTCTTATGTTTGTTGGCCTCTTTCCCCTCTTCCTGTATAATGAAG GACTGAGCCTCAGCACCTCAGAAAAGTTATTCCGAGTGACGGAGCTCTCTCCTCTCCTGTATTCGCTCATCACGCTGAGCATCGGCGGCATACTGGCCTTCGGTTTAGGCTTCTCAGAGTTCCTGCTGGTCTGCCGGACCTCCAGCCTCACGTTATCCATTTCAGGGATTTTTAAG GAGGTGTGCACTCTGGTGTTGGCAGCTGCTCTGATGGGAGACAGAATGAACATGATAAATTGGCTGGGATTCGCCGTGTGTCTGTGCGGCATTTCATTGCACGTGGGACTGAAGACATATTATTCCAAAA ATAAGGGACCATCTTTAAGGCAGCTCAACAGTAAGAGCCCGGAGCTGGAGCTGCCATTACTGCGGCTGAACGGAGACGATTCAGCTGCTGAATTCAACGATGAAGATGAGGAACAAGAAATCACTCTGCACTAA